Proteins from a genomic interval of Dasania marina DSM 21967:
- the pyk gene encoding pyruvate kinase has protein sequence MTKRTKIVATLGPATDKDNVLEQIILAGVNVVRLNFSHGSAQDHIDRAKQVRALAKKHQRSIAILGDLQGPKIRISCFADGPIELAVDDHFALDAKLERNAGNQREVGIDYQSLPEDSSADDLLLLDDGRIVLKVLSVANGRIETQVLVAGTLSNNKGINRQGGGLSADALTEKDFADIKLAAQIEVDYLAVSYVRTADDIEQARKLLHEAGGDAGLVAKIERSEAVAHDVLDSIIRASDAVMVARGDLGVEIGDAELIAVQKHIISRGQELNTPVITATQMMESMIDSALPTRAEVFDVANAVLDGTDAVMLSAETAAGSFPIEAVEAMSRIILGAERQPQTHTSSHRLHEHFGAVDEAIALAAMYTANHLTGVKAIISLTDTGKTPLIMSRISSSLPVFAFTNKARTEYRVALYRGVVPVTFDTSAIAPAEMNQSVVNELLRREVVSAGDLVIITKGDFINALGGTNSMKIVKVGATIQ, from the coding sequence TTGACCAAAAGAACCAAGATTGTTGCCACCCTAGGCCCCGCCACAGACAAAGATAATGTGTTAGAACAGATTATTCTGGCGGGCGTGAATGTTGTGCGCCTAAACTTTTCTCACGGCAGTGCTCAGGATCACATAGACAGAGCCAAGCAAGTACGCGCACTAGCTAAAAAACACCAGCGCAGTATTGCCATACTGGGTGACCTGCAAGGCCCCAAAATTCGTATTTCCTGTTTTGCCGACGGCCCCATAGAGCTGGCGGTAGACGATCATTTTGCCCTAGATGCCAAGCTGGAGCGCAACGCCGGCAACCAGCGCGAAGTGGGTATAGATTATCAAAGCCTGCCCGAGGATTCGTCAGCCGACGACCTGCTGCTGTTAGATGACGGCCGCATTGTGTTAAAGGTGTTATCAGTAGCCAATGGCCGCATAGAAACTCAGGTGTTAGTGGCTGGTACGCTGTCTAACAACAAAGGCATTAACCGCCAAGGCGGTGGTTTATCCGCCGACGCGCTCACCGAAAAAGATTTTGCCGATATTAAATTAGCCGCACAGATAGAGGTGGATTACCTAGCAGTGTCCTATGTGCGCACCGCCGACGACATAGAGCAGGCTCGTAAATTACTGCACGAAGCGGGCGGTGACGCCGGCTTGGTCGCCAAAATTGAACGCTCAGAAGCGGTAGCCCACGACGTGCTAGATAGCATTATCCGCGCCTCCGACGCAGTAATGGTCGCCCGTGGTGACTTGGGTGTAGAAATAGGCGATGCGGAATTAATCGCCGTACAAAAACATATCATCAGCCGCGGCCAAGAGCTCAACACTCCCGTGATTACCGCCACTCAGATGATGGAGTCTATGATAGACAGCGCCCTACCCACCCGCGCCGAAGTATTTGATGTCGCCAATGCCGTGCTAGATGGTACCGATGCGGTAATGCTCAGTGCCGAAACCGCCGCAGGCTCCTTCCCTATAGAAGCAGTAGAGGCCATGAGCCGCATCATCTTAGGGGCCGAACGCCAGCCGCAAACCCACACCTCCAGCCATCGCCTGCATGAACACTTTGGCGCCGTGGATGAGGCTATAGCGCTAGCCGCCATGTATACCGCCAATCATTTAACCGGCGTTAAAGCTATTATCAGCCTTACCGACACCGGTAAAACACCGCTGATTATGTCGCGTATTAGCTCCAGCCTGCCGGTATTTGCCTTTACCAATAAGGCCCGCACCGAATACCGCGTAGCGCTGTACCGCGGCGTGGTGCCGGTCACCTTCGACACCTCGGCGATAGCGCCGGCGGAAATGAACCAAAGCGTGGTGAATGAGCTGCTACGCCGTGAGGTGGTGAGCGCCGGCGATTTAGTAATTATCACCAAAGGCGATTTTATCAACGCCCTAGGCGGCACCAACTCCATGAAGATAGTGAAAGTTGGCGCGACCATACAGTAA
- the argA gene encoding amino-acid N-acetyltransferase encodes MSDSKTPLNSKNYVKWFRNSAPYINAHRGKTFVLMFGGEAVAHDNFATIIHDIALLNSLGVRLVLVHGARPQIEERVALRGIDSQFEHDLRITCPQTLESVKDATGSLRSQIEALLTMGLANSPMHGSQIRVCSGNMVIAKPIGVRGGIDYQHTGVVRRIDSQAIQSHLQDNAIVLLSPIGYSPTGEVFNLSLENVATQTAIALQADKLIAFSDKPGLLNPDGSLINNTDISTVKQLLDDSSDLQEQVLMRALINSAEKGVERCHCISYQEDGALLAELFTRDGSGTLIAQDTYDQMRTACIDDVGGILELIEPLEANGTLVKRSRELLENEIDHFTVLEKDGMIIACAALYPYPQEKLGEVACVATHPDYRGGERGLRVLHALQKQAAALGLLQLFVLTTVTAHWFQEQGFIEGNLSLLPAKRQSLYNYQRNSKIFAKAITG; translated from the coding sequence GTGTCTGACAGCAAGACGCCACTCAACAGCAAAAACTACGTAAAATGGTTTCGTAACTCCGCGCCTTATATTAATGCCCACCGCGGCAAAACCTTTGTGCTGATGTTTGGCGGCGAAGCGGTAGCCCACGACAATTTTGCCACTATTATTCACGACATCGCGCTGCTAAACAGCTTGGGCGTTAGGCTGGTGTTAGTGCACGGTGCCCGTCCACAAATTGAAGAGCGCGTAGCCCTGCGCGGCATTGACAGTCAGTTTGAACACGACTTACGCATTACCTGCCCACAAACCCTGGAGTCAGTCAAAGACGCCACCGGCTCACTGCGCTCACAAATTGAAGCGCTGCTCACCATGGGGCTGGCCAACTCGCCCATGCACGGCTCACAAATTCGCGTGTGCTCGGGCAATATGGTGATCGCCAAGCCTATAGGGGTAAGAGGCGGCATAGATTATCAACACACCGGTGTAGTGCGTCGCATAGACAGCCAAGCTATACAAAGCCACTTGCAGGATAACGCCATCGTTTTACTATCGCCCATAGGTTATTCACCCACCGGCGAAGTATTTAACTTATCACTGGAAAACGTGGCCACGCAGACCGCTATTGCCCTACAAGCCGATAAGCTGATTGCCTTTTCCGACAAGCCCGGCCTGCTCAATCCCGATGGCAGCCTTATTAATAACACTGACATTAGCACCGTTAAGCAATTGCTAGATGACAGCAGCGACCTGCAAGAGCAGGTGCTCATGCGCGCACTCATCAATAGCGCCGAAAAAGGTGTGGAGCGCTGCCACTGCATTAGCTATCAAGAGGACGGCGCCTTATTAGCCGAGCTATTTACCCGCGATGGTTCCGGTACTCTCATCGCCCAAGATACCTACGACCAAATGCGCACCGCCTGCATAGACGACGTGGGCGGCATCTTGGAATTGATAGAGCCGCTAGAAGCCAACGGCACCTTGGTAAAACGTTCACGTGAGTTATTAGAAAACGAAATTGATCATTTTACCGTGCTAGAAAAAGACGGCATGATCATCGCCTGCGCGGCACTCTACCCCTACCCGCAAGAAAAACTGGGCGAGGTCGCCTGTGTTGCCACTCACCCCGATTACCGTGGCGGCGAGCGCGGCCTGCGCGTATTACACGCGCTACAGAAACAAGCCGCAGCACTAGGCCTGCTGCAATTATTTGTATTAACCACGGTAACGGCGCACTGGTTTCAAGAGCAGGGCTTTATAGAGGGCAACCTAAGTCTGCTGCCCGCCAAAAGGCAATCGCTGTACAACTACCAACGCAATTCGAAAATCTTTGCCAAAGCCATTACTGGCTAG
- the argE gene encoding acetylornithine deacetylase yields the protein MPNAVPPLMTIMHELVSEISVSSSSAKWDHSNRKVIDKLADWLSTLGFRCEILPLPNNPQKANLIATLGSGPGGLVLSGHTDTVPFDEALWHSNPLAITEKDNKLYGLGSTDMKGFFPIAIEAAKAFLDTPLKEPLIILATADEESTMDGARALVQHGGPKARYAVIGEPTDLRPIRMHKGIMLNAITIQGKAGHSSNPALGNNALEAMNIVMTDLLLFRAQLQQQYQNPLFEVALPTLNLGCIHGGDNPNRICGHSELHFDIRTLPAMNNDEVQQLLRERLSPIAQRLNIDISLRELATAVPPFEEPADSELIKTVEQLTGHGAQSVAFATEGPLLQQLGMQTVVMGPGSIDQAHQPNEFMPLAQVQPAIAILQQLIRRYCL from the coding sequence ATGCCCAACGCTGTACCACCATTAATGACCATTATGCACGAGTTGGTGAGTGAAATATCGGTAAGCTCCAGCAGCGCCAAATGGGATCACAGCAATCGCAAAGTGATAGACAAACTCGCCGACTGGTTAAGTACGCTAGGCTTTCGTTGTGAGATTCTACCCCTGCCCAACAACCCACAAAAAGCCAATCTTATTGCTACCTTGGGTAGCGGCCCCGGCGGTTTGGTGCTGTCTGGCCATACCGATACCGTACCCTTTGATGAGGCCCTGTGGCATAGCAACCCGCTGGCCATTACCGAAAAGGATAATAAGTTATACGGCTTGGGCTCCACCGACATGAAAGGCTTCTTCCCTATCGCCATAGAAGCGGCGAAGGCGTTTTTGGATACGCCCTTAAAAGAACCGCTAATCATTTTAGCCACCGCCGATGAAGAATCCACCATGGACGGCGCCCGCGCACTGGTACAACACGGCGGCCCCAAGGCGCGCTATGCGGTGATAGGGGAGCCCACTGACTTACGACCCATACGCATGCACAAGGGCATTATGCTCAACGCCATTACCATACAAGGCAAAGCCGGCCACTCCTCCAACCCGGCGCTGGGCAATAATGCACTGGAAGCGATGAATATCGTGATGACTGACCTATTATTGTTTCGCGCCCAGTTACAGCAGCAATATCAAAACCCACTCTTTGAAGTGGCCTTACCCACCTTAAACTTGGGTTGCATACACGGCGGCGACAACCCCAACCGCATCTGCGGCCACAGCGAACTGCACTTCGATATACGCACCCTGCCCGCCATGAACAACGATGAGGTACAGCAATTATTACGCGAGCGCCTCAGCCCTATAGCGCAACGCTTAAACATCGATATCAGCTTGCGAGAGTTGGCCACCGCAGTGCCGCCCTTTGAAGAACCGGCCGACTCCGAACTGATTAAAACCGTAGAGCAATTAACCGGCCACGGCGCACAATCAGTAGCCTTTGCCACCGAAGGGCCGCTGCTGCAACAACTGGGTATGCAAACGGTGGTGATGGGGCCGGGCAGCATAGACCAGGCCCACCAACCCAATGAGTTTATGCCCTTGGCACAAGTGCAACCGGCCATCGCTATACTGCAACAGCTAATACGCCGCTACTGCTTGTAA
- a CDS encoding inorganic phosphate transporter, whose product MEIISQHGHILLVLACLFGFFMAWGVGANDVANAMGTSVGSRALTVKQAIFIAMIFEFAGAYLAGGEVTSTIRKGIIDPAMMAGTPELLVYGMMAALLAAGTWLLVASMMGWPVSTTHSIVGALVGFAAVGIGIDAVNWGKVGSIVASWVVSPILAGTISYGLFMSVQKLILNTATPFANAKKYVPMYMFLVGFMIAMVTLLKGLKHVGIEIELGLGSKFANAMPIAAVIGLMVAGIGMIFLNRIKDESIPSHRNRFGNVEKLFAVLMVFTACAMAFAHGSNDVANAVGPLAAVVSVLSSGGDIAAKSALPGWILLLGGGGIVLGLATYGFKVMGTIGKKITELTPSRGFAAELGAATTVVFASATGLPISTTHTLVGAVLGVGMARGIGALNLRVISTIFMSWIITLPAGAGLAIIFFFLFKGIFG is encoded by the coding sequence ATGGAAATTATTTCTCAACACGGCCATATTTTACTGGTCCTGGCCTGCCTGTTTGGCTTTTTTATGGCCTGGGGCGTAGGGGCTAACGATGTCGCCAACGCCATGGGCACCTCAGTAGGCTCACGCGCACTGACCGTTAAACAAGCGATTTTTATCGCTATGATTTTTGAGTTTGCCGGCGCCTATTTAGCCGGCGGTGAAGTGACCTCGACCATACGCAAGGGCATCATCGATCCCGCCATGATGGCAGGCACCCCCGAATTATTAGTCTACGGCATGATGGCCGCGCTATTGGCCGCCGGCACCTGGCTGTTAGTAGCCAGCATGATGGGCTGGCCCGTCTCTACCACCCACTCTATAGTCGGCGCACTGGTAGGTTTTGCTGCGGTAGGCATAGGTATTGATGCCGTAAACTGGGGCAAGGTGGGCTCTATAGTGGCAAGTTGGGTGGTCTCCCCCATCTTGGCAGGCACCATATCCTATGGTTTATTTATGAGTGTACAGAAACTCATACTCAATACCGCCACCCCTTTTGCCAACGCTAAAAAATACGTACCCATGTATATGTTTTTAGTGGGCTTTATGATTGCCATGGTCACCCTGTTAAAGGGCCTAAAGCATGTAGGCATAGAAATAGAATTAGGCTTGGGCTCTAAATTTGCCAACGCCATGCCCATTGCCGCCGTTATTGGCTTGATGGTTGCTGGCATAGGCATGATCTTTTTAAACCGCATCAAAGACGAGTCAATCCCCTCTCACCGCAACCGCTTTGGCAATGTAGAAAAGCTGTTTGCGGTATTAATGGTATTCACCGCCTGTGCCATGGCCTTTGCCCACGGCTCTAACGATGTCGCCAATGCGGTAGGTCCGCTGGCGGCAGTGGTGAGTGTTCTTAGCAGCGGTGGCGACATCGCAGCCAAGTCAGCTTTGCCGGGATGGATATTACTATTAGGCGGTGGCGGTATCGTGTTAGGCCTGGCCACCTATGGATTTAAAGTAATGGGCACTATAGGCAAGAAAATCACCGAGCTGACCCCTAGCCGCGGCTTTGCTGCCGAGCTGGGCGCCGCCACCACCGTGGTATTTGCCTCGGCCACCGGCCTGCCTATTTCTACCACCCACACCTTAGTGGGCGCGGTATTGGGTGTGGGCATGGCCCGCGGCATAGGCGCACTTAACCTGCGCGTTATCAGCACCATCTTTATGAGCTGGATTATCACTCTGCCGGCCGGTGCAGGCTTGGCGATTATCTTCTTCTTTTTGTTTAAAGGCATATTTGGCTAA
- a CDS encoding TIGR00153 family protein produces MARGYPFGNLFGKSPFQPIQDHMAKAHECAEALIPFLEAAMADDWELATKHRSIITKLEDEADELKSEMRASLPKSLFLPVPRSDLLEVISAQDKIANASKTISGLMMGRKMHIPEAIAASFMEFALESIATSAQALKAINELDELVETGFRGREVNAVEALIDELDHLEHRNDEQEIAIRASLFAIEKDLPPIDAMFLYKVIDSIGDLANRAQKVGSRLQILIAR; encoded by the coding sequence ATGGCAAGAGGTTATCCCTTCGGTAATTTGTTTGGCAAATCACCGTTTCAACCCATACAAGACCATATGGCCAAGGCTCATGAATGTGCTGAAGCCCTTATTCCCTTCCTAGAAGCAGCCATGGCCGATGACTGGGAGCTGGCCACCAAACACCGCAGCATCATCACTAAACTAGAGGATGAAGCGGATGAGTTGAAAAGCGAGATGCGTGCCAGCCTACCCAAAAGCTTGTTTTTACCGGTACCGCGCTCTGATTTGTTAGAAGTCATATCCGCTCAGGATAAAATTGCCAACGCCTCCAAAACTATTTCCGGCTTAATGATGGGCCGTAAAATGCACATACCCGAAGCGATAGCCGCCAGTTTTATGGAGTTTGCACTGGAGTCTATCGCCACGTCTGCCCAAGCCCTCAAGGCCATCAATGAGCTGGATGAGCTGGTAGAAACCGGCTTTAGAGGCCGTGAGGTCAATGCGGTAGAAGCACTGATAGACGAGCTGGATCACCTAGAGCACCGCAATGACGAGCAGGAAATTGCCATACGCGCCAGCTTATTCGCCATCGAGAAGGACCTTCCCCCCATAGACGCGATGTTTCTATACAAAGTTATCGACTCCATCGGTGACCTCGCTAACCGCGCCCAAAAAGTGGGTAGCCGTTTACAAATCCTCATCGCCCGTTAA
- a CDS encoding GspE/PulE family protein, whose amino-acid sequence MQVEAFKPEQPLQLGRIVADLQADGVINAEAAQQLLASTRSHEQAAQHPLNYIASQQLMASNYKLLTIERLLDWLGGNCQQPHYNIDPLKINVPAITEVMSYQFAQRHGILAVAVNREEVVIASAQPYMRAWKADLEHVLRRPIKRVLVDPEDLKRYTVEFYSLARSVRGASTGEPGGNVGVGNLEQMVELGELKDPDANDQHIVNIVDWLFQYAFDQRASDIHIEPRRDIAHVRFRIDGVLYNVYEFPAQVGVAVTSRLKILGRLNVAEKRKPQDGRIKTKTPDGSEVELRLSTLPTAFGEKMVMRIFDPEVLLRGFDELGLADEDYKRWKGMIEKPNGIVLVTGPTGSGKTTTLYSSLKKLATSEVNVCTIEDPIEMVEGQFNQMQVQHNIGLDFASGVRALMRQDPDIIMVGEIRDLETAEMAIQAALTGHLVLSTLHTNDAPSAITRLLELGVPSYLLKATVLGVMAQRLVRTLCPDCKEPDEIDEKAWQQLTAPWKAALPKQVFKPVGCLECRNTGYKGRQGVYEILPLSDDIQDQLDGDISIRNIRNQAIREGMHTLRLSGAQKVAAGMTTIAEVMRVAPPPQDK is encoded by the coding sequence ATGCAGGTTGAGGCGTTTAAGCCCGAACAGCCTTTACAATTAGGCCGCATTGTTGCCGACTTACAGGCCGACGGCGTCATTAATGCCGAGGCGGCTCAGCAACTGTTGGCTAGTACCCGCAGCCATGAACAGGCCGCGCAGCACCCCTTAAACTATATTGCCAGCCAACAATTAATGGCCAGTAACTATAAGTTGCTGACTATAGAGCGGCTGTTGGATTGGTTGGGCGGCAACTGCCAGCAGCCCCATTACAACATAGACCCGCTAAAAATAAATGTGCCGGCCATCACCGAGGTGATGTCTTACCAGTTTGCCCAGCGTCACGGTATCTTGGCCGTGGCCGTCAACCGCGAGGAAGTGGTGATAGCCAGTGCTCAACCCTATATGCGCGCGTGGAAAGCGGACTTAGAGCATGTACTGCGTCGCCCCATTAAGCGGGTGTTAGTCGACCCCGAAGACCTCAAACGCTACACCGTAGAGTTTTACAGCCTGGCTAGATCCGTGCGCGGCGCTAGCACCGGTGAACCCGGCGGTAATGTCGGGGTGGGCAACCTAGAGCAAATGGTAGAGTTGGGTGAGTTAAAAGACCCGGACGCCAACGACCAACACATCGTCAATATCGTCGACTGGCTGTTTCAATACGCCTTCGACCAACGCGCCAGTGATATACACATAGAGCCGCGCCGCGACATCGCCCATGTACGTTTTCGCATCGATGGCGTGCTTTACAATGTCTATGAATTCCCCGCGCAAGTTGGGGTGGCCGTCACCAGCCGCTTAAAAATACTGGGCCGTTTAAACGTAGCCGAAAAGCGCAAGCCGCAGGATGGCCGCATCAAAACCAAAACCCCCGATGGCTCAGAGGTAGAGTTGCGCTTATCCACTTTACCCACCGCCTTTGGCGAAAAAATGGTGATGCGTATTTTCGACCCTGAGGTGTTGCTGCGCGGCTTTGATGAGCTGGGCTTGGCCGATGAAGACTATAAGCGCTGGAAAGGCATGATAGAAAAGCCCAACGGCATAGTCTTGGTTACGGGGCCTACTGGTTCGGGTAAAACCACCACTTTATATTCAAGCTTAAAAAAGCTAGCTACCTCAGAAGTGAATGTCTGCACCATAGAAGACCCCATAGAAATGGTGGAGGGGCAATTCAACCAAATGCAGGTGCAGCACAATATAGGCCTAGACTTTGCCAGCGGCGTGCGCGCCCTGATGCGGCAAGACCCCGACATTATTATGGTGGGCGAAATACGCGATTTAGAAACCGCCGAAATGGCGATACAGGCAGCGCTCACCGGCCACTTAGTATTGAGCACGCTGCACACTAACGATGCGCCCTCGGCGATTACCCGCTTATTGGAATTAGGTGTGCCTTCCTATTTATTAAAAGCCACAGTGTTGGGGGTGATGGCCCAGCGCCTAGTGCGTACCCTTTGCCCCGATTGCAAAGAACCCGATGAGATAGATGAAAAAGCTTGGCAGCAATTAACCGCGCCATGGAAAGCGGCCCTACCTAAACAAGTGTTTAAGCCGGTAGGCTGTTTAGAATGCCGCAACACCGGTTACAAAGGCCGCCAGGGGGTATACGAAATACTGCCCTTATCGGACGATATACAAGACCAGTTAGATGGCGACATCAGCATACGCAATATACGCAACCAAGCTATACGTGAAGGTATGCACACCTTGCGTTTATCGGGCGCGCAAAAAGTCGCTGCAGGCATGACTACTATTGCCGAAGTGATGCGTGTCGCGCCGCCACCGCAGGATAAATAG
- the glnE gene encoding bifunctional [glutamate--ammonia ligase]-adenylyl-L-tyrosine phosphorylase/[glutamate--ammonia-ligase] adenylyltransferase — protein MPQNNPAIKRPQKLEQVFQTQLKHFNERCPDYVEWLQAQLGNDDFAQQLATAWSCSVFVAEYCQRKPHAFKQLIEQQEHLVSYDDKSLAQRLSQKLQSLTTKEQLDAALRQFRNREMLRIIWRDFNRLADMVETTADISHLADACIQQALDFHHKELVQAYGQPCSDINGQSVPQHLVVLGMGKLGAYELNLSSDIDLIFCFPHSGETVGEKKSIDNHTFFGRLGQRLIQSLDAPTEDGFVFRVDMRLRPYGDSGALVQSFAAMEQYYQDQGRDWERYAMIKARVVAGPAAQGAELMALLRPFTYRRYIDFTAIDALRSMKRMIEQELLRRQLAGDIKLGAGGIREIEFIAQSFQLIRGGRELELQDRSLLRVLQCLMDNEYLPALVVQQLREAYVFLRNTEHAIQGYQDKQSQQLPVDACHQAAIAYSMGFANWQDFAKTLQQHRDHVMQHFSAVISDAPEHLEQRSADLRWQGLWLDELSPEEMAIVLEQGGHEQAPQIAERIVRLRNSQQLARMQASGRERLDQFMPLLIQAVTEVENPSQALLRIFPFVEAVLRRTAYLVLLVENQGALKELVRLCAASPWISTQLARHPVLLDELLNASSLYHVPDKDELRDDLQQQVLRLPLNDLEAHMETLRYFRLAHALKVAACEVAERLPLMKVSDYLTWIAEVILEHVLAVAWHNLEERHGCPQQSEGVPCERRFIVVGYGKLGGIELGHGSDLDLVFIHDVPNQEHTNGGRPIDNSLFMTRLGQRMIHILTTQTQLGALYDADMRLRPSGDSGLLTTSLAAYQHYLQNNAWVWEHQALVRARVVAGNAVLAKDFEQVRHEILAQPRDEASLKADVAAMRQKMRGHLLPKQAEKADDLNGSGIFAIKQGWGGIVDIEFMVQYAVLAWSHQYPALATYTDNIRILESLQNEGLFSELEVAALTEAYKVFRSLTHKLSLQEHKVEVAGDSVAEHRLAVQQKWQQLLAVELDPAQ, from the coding sequence TTGCCACAGAATAACCCCGCCATTAAACGCCCGCAAAAATTAGAGCAAGTTTTTCAAACCCAGCTCAAACATTTTAACGAGCGTTGCCCCGATTACGTTGAATGGTTGCAGGCGCAGCTAGGCAATGACGACTTCGCTCAGCAATTGGCGACAGCCTGGAGTTGCAGTGTATTTGTCGCCGAGTACTGTCAGCGCAAACCCCATGCGTTTAAACAGCTGATAGAGCAGCAAGAGCATTTAGTGAGCTACGATGATAAAAGCCTAGCCCAGCGGCTAAGCCAAAAATTACAAAGCTTAACAACAAAAGAGCAGCTTGATGCCGCGCTGCGTCAGTTTCGCAACCGCGAAATGCTGCGTATTATTTGGCGCGACTTTAATCGTTTGGCCGACATGGTAGAAACCACCGCCGACATCAGCCACTTAGCCGATGCCTGCATACAGCAGGCTTTAGATTTCCACCATAAGGAATTGGTGCAAGCCTATGGCCAGCCCTGCAGCGATATCAACGGCCAATCCGTACCCCAGCACTTAGTAGTGTTGGGCATGGGTAAGTTGGGGGCCTATGAGTTAAATCTCTCCTCCGATATCGATTTAATCTTTTGCTTTCCCCATTCCGGTGAAACCGTGGGCGAAAAAAAATCTATCGATAACCACACCTTTTTCGGCCGCTTAGGCCAGCGGCTAATCCAAAGCTTGGATGCGCCCACCGAAGATGGTTTTGTGTTTAGGGTGGATATGCGTTTGCGCCCCTATGGTGACAGCGGCGCGCTGGTGCAAAGTTTTGCCGCCATGGAGCAATATTACCAAGATCAGGGCCGCGACTGGGAACGTTACGCCATGATTAAAGCGCGCGTCGTAGCTGGGCCGGCAGCGCAGGGTGCAGAGTTAATGGCGCTGCTGCGTCCTTTTACTTATAGACGTTATATAGATTTTACCGCTATCGATGCGCTGCGCTCTATGAAGCGCATGATTGAGCAGGAGTTACTGCGTAGGCAATTAGCCGGGGATATTAAGCTGGGGGCGGGCGGCATACGCGAAATAGAATTTATTGCGCAAAGTTTTCAGCTGATACGCGGTGGTCGCGAGTTAGAGTTGCAAGATCGTTCTTTGTTGCGAGTGTTGCAGTGTCTTATGGACAACGAATACCTGCCCGCGCTGGTGGTGCAGCAGTTGCGTGAGGCCTATGTTTTTTTGCGCAACACCGAGCACGCCATACAGGGCTACCAAGATAAACAAAGCCAGCAGCTGCCGGTGGATGCATGTCACCAAGCGGCCATAGCCTATAGCATGGGCTTTGCTAACTGGCAGGACTTTGCAAAAACCTTGCAGCAACATCGCGACCATGTGATGCAGCATTTTTCGGCGGTGATTAGTGATGCTCCCGAGCATTTAGAGCAGCGCAGCGCCGACCTGCGTTGGCAGGGCTTGTGGCTGGACGAGCTCAGCCCGGAGGAAATGGCCATAGTGTTAGAGCAGGGTGGCCACGAGCAGGCGCCGCAAATTGCCGAGCGCATTGTTCGCTTGCGCAATAGCCAGCAGTTGGCGCGTATGCAGGCCAGCGGCCGCGAACGGTTGGATCAATTTATGCCGCTGTTAATTCAAGCGGTTACCGAGGTAGAAAACCCTTCCCAAGCCTTGCTGCGCATATTCCCTTTTGTCGAAGCGGTGCTTAGGCGCACGGCCTACTTAGTGCTATTGGTAGAAAACCAAGGTGCGCTAAAAGAGCTGGTGCGCCTGTGCGCCGCCAGCCCGTGGATATCCACCCAATTAGCGAGGCACCCAGTACTGCTAGACGAGTTATTAAACGCTAGCAGCCTCTACCATGTGCCCGATAAAGACGAGCTGCGCGACGACCTGCAGCAGCAAGTGCTGCGCTTACCGTTAAATGACCTAGAGGCGCATATGGAAACCCTGCGCTATTTTCGTCTGGCTCACGCCTTAAAAGTGGCGGCCTGCGAAGTGGCGGAGCGTTTACCTTTAATGAAGGTGAGCGATTACCTCACCTGGATAGCCGAGGTGATTTTAGAGCATGTGCTGGCGGTGGCCTGGCACAATCTAGAAGAGCGTCACGGTTGCCCGCAGCAATCTGAGGGCGTGCCCTGCGAGCGCCGCTTTATCGTGGTGGGTTATGGCAAGCTGGGCGGTATAGAGCTGGGCCATGGTTCGGATTTAGATTTGGTGTTTATCCACGATGTGCCCAATCAAGAGCATACCAACGGCGGGCGGCCCATAGATAACAGTCTGTTTATGACCCGGCTGGGCCAGCGCATGATACATATACTTACCACCCAAACGCAGCTGGGGGCATTATACGATGCCGATATGCGGCTGCGCCCCTCCGGTGATTCGGGCTTGCTTACCACGTCGCTAGCCGCCTATCAGCATTACTTACAAAACAATGCTTGGGTGTGGGAGCATCAGGCGCTGGTGCGCGCCAGAGTGGTGGCGGGCAATGCGGTACTGGCCAAGGACTTCGAGCAGGTGCGCCATGAAATACTGGCCCAGCCCCGAGATGAGGCAAGCCTAAAAGCGGACGTGGCGGCCATGCGCCAGAAAATGCGTGGCCATTTATTACCCAAGCAGGCCGAAAAAGCGGACGACCTTAACGGAAGCGGAATATTTGCCATTAAACAGGGCTGGGGAGGTATCGTTGACATCGAATTTATGGTGCAATACGCCGTTTTAGCTTGGTCGCATCAATACCCTGCATTAGCGACATACACAGACAATATCCGCATTCTTGAATCGCTTCAAAATGAGGGCTTGTTTAGTGAGCTGGAAGTGGCTGCACTCACCGAGGCCTATAAGGTTTTTCGGTCGCTTACCCATAAACTGAGCCTGCAAGAGCACAAGGTAGAGGTGGCCGGCGACAGTGTGGCTGAGCACCGCCTAGCCGTGCAGCAAAAGTGGCAGCAGCTGTTGGCTGTAGAGCTCGATCCAGCGCAGTAA